Part of the Chloroflexota bacterium genome is shown below.
GGTCAATCCGTCGCACGTCCAGCTTGCGTTCAACACGCTCGTTGACCGCGACACGATCCTCGCGTTGAAAGGCGTGCCGGGCGTTGCCGGCATTCAGCCGTTCAGTCAAAACACGATTCGCTACAAAATCGCGCCCGATGCGCCATGGAAGCAAGGCGTCGTTCTGACGCTTGATGACTTTGATGAGCAAACCTACCAACTCGTTCAATTGAAAGAAGGTCGGTGGCCCAAAAAAGATGATCTTGGCGTCGAACGCCTCGCCGCGCAATTCTTGAACAAGAATATCGGCGACACGATCACGATAAAGATCAACAATACCGAACGCGAATTTCCAATCTCGGGAAAAATTCGTCATCCGTTCGTGCCGCCGCCGATGTTCTTCGATCTCGCCTTCTTTTTCATGGACGCGCAAGGGATGGAACGGCTCGGCATTCCCGAAGGCAGATTCAATTCGGCGTATGTCGAAATCACCCCGTACTCGGAAGACTATTCCAAAGAAGTGGCGACGGCGATCAAGGAGCGGCTTGCCAAGCAAGACATTGGGATTGCCTCGACGCTTTATCAAGACCCCACCAAGCACTGGGGACGCGGCTTTATGGAAGGGTTTGTGTTGGTGATGCAATTATTGGCGGTCGTGTCTTTGTTGATGAGCGTCGTGCTCGTCTACAACACCGTCAACGCGCTCATCACACAACAAACCGATCAAATCGGCATTCTCAAGGCGATTGGCGGCAAATCCGCGACGATTGTCCAGGTGTATCTCACCGGCGTATTCATCTACGGATTGCTCGCGCTGTTGATCGCGCTACCGCTTGGCGCGTTTATTGCGTTTGGCATCACGCAGTATTTCTTGAATCTGTTCAACATTGATTATAATGCCTTCCGCGTTTCGACGGATGCGATCACTTTTCAAGTGATTGCCGCGCTCGCGGTTCCGTTGTTCGCCGGCGTGATTCCCGTCTTGGGCGGCGCGCGGCTTACCGTGCGGCAAGCGATTGCGAGTTACGGCTTGGGCGCGGATTTTGGAACGAACTGGCTTGATCGCGCGGTCGAGCGCATCGGCGCGCGCTTTTTGCCCTCGCACTATGCGACCTCGCTCGGCAACATGTTTCGGCGCAAGGGTCGCTTGTTCCTCACCCAATTCGTTCTCATCATCGCCGGCACGATGTTTTTGATGGTCATGTCGCTTTCCTCTTCGATCAATCTTACGCTTGACAAGATTTACGAACGCCGCCAATTTGACACGATGATCCAGTTCGCGCGTTCGCAGAATATTGATCGCGTGGTCGAGATGGCGCGCGCGGTGGAAGGCGTTGTAAAGAGCGAGGTACGCTATACGCACAGCGCGAATGTGCTCGTCGGCGGCAGACAAACGCGGGAAGCCGGCGTGGGTAGTTCGATTGAAGGCGTTCCGCCAGGAAGTGATTTCCTGATTCCATTGATGGTGGCTGGACGTTGGCTTCAACCGGGCGATGGGAATGCGATCGTGATGACCAAAGACCTCGCAAAGAAGAGCGGCGTCAACGTCGGCGACACGATCACACTCGCATTGGGCGAACTCGGCAAAAGCGATTGGCAGGTCGTCGGCTTGTACGACCCGGTTTTCGCGGGTGGGTTCAACGACGATATCATTTACGTCCCGCAAGATTCGTTATTCGTTACGACCCAGCGTCTGAGCCGCGGCGCAACGATGTATGTTCGGACTAGCCGGCGCGATGCCACATCGGTTACCGCGATCAACACTCAATTGAAAGAGGTTTTTGAGTTGCGCGGCGTCAAGGTGGCGATCAGTCTGACTGAACCCGAAGCGCGGCGAGGCAACGAGGCGCAATTCGGCATCGTCACTTCGATGATGCTGGCGCTCGCGGTCATCGTCGCGATTGTCGGCGGCATCGCGCTGATGGGCACACTTTCGATCAGCGTCGTCGAGCGAACGAAAGAGATCGGCGTGTTGCGCGCGGTCGGCGCGCGCTCGCGTACGATCATGGGGATGTTCGTGATGGAAGGCGCGCTGCAAGGATCGTTCAGTTGGTTCATAGCAGTGCCCGTGTCGTTGCTCATCAGTCCGCCGTTGGCAAATGCGTTGGGACAAACGATGTTCAGCGCGAATCTCTATTACCAATTCAACTCAAGCGCGATTGTCGCGTGGCTCGTGATCATTCTCGTCATCTCGACGTTGGCTTCGATTTTGCCGGCGCGCAGCGCGACGCGCATCAGCGTGCGCGATAGTCTGGCGTATTCCTAGTTGGAGGAATGAAGCAAGTGGACAAGGCAACCCTCGCGGTCATTGGCGGTAGCGGTGTGTACCAAATGGATGGCTTGACGAACGTCAAAGAGGTCAAGGTCAAGACGCCGTTTGGCGCGCCCAGCGACGCGATCATTCTCGGCACCTTAGGTAACCAGAGAATCGCGTTCTTGCCGCGACACGGGCGCGGGCATCGCATCAAGCCACACGAACTCCCGGTGCGCGCGAACATCTACGCACTCAAATCGCTCGGCGTCGAGCGCATCATTTCGTTGAGCGCGTGCGGCAGTCTGCGCGAAGACTACGCGCCGCTCGACATCGTGATCCCCGACCAGTTGTTTGATCGCACCAAGGCGCGCCCCGCGACCTTTTTCCCCGATAACACCGTCGTGCACATTTCATTTGCCGATCCATTTTGTCCAGAGTTGTCCCAGGTTTTGTACAACGCCGCGCAAAAAGCCGGTGCGCGCGTTCATAATGGCGGCACGCTCGTGGTGATTGACGGTCCACAATTTTCGACCAAAGCCGAATCGCAAGTGTATCGCCAATTGAAAATGGACATCATCGGTATGACCGCCCTGCCCGAAGCCAAACTCGCGCGCGAAGCCGAGATTTGTTACGCGACGGTTGCGATGGTGACGGATTACGATGTGTGGCATCCTGGGCACGACACGGTGACGGTTGAAGCCGTCGTCCAGAATTTGCTAAAGAATGCGGAGATGGCGAAACGCATCGTGCGATACGCGGCGAGTGAAATTCCGGCAGCGCGCGAGCACTGCCCCTGCCCTGACGCGTTGCGCGACGCGATCATCACCGCGCACGATCACATCCCGGACAAGACACGTCACGATCTCGCGTTGCTGTTGAACAAATATGTACCTGTGCGAACGCGCGCCAAGATTCGCAAATCGCCGCGTTGAAATTCGCGTAGCGTTTTCTTTTTTCGAAAAAGTTGTATTTGTGTTGGTTTGATGTAGTGGATTGCCTACACGCAACACGCGCGCAAGAAAAAACCCGAAGGATCGCAATTGCGACAATCCTTCGGGTTTGCTTTACGCCACAAACTCTTCACGTCGTACCGTCACACGTTCCAGCCGGTCCTCAAGAACTCGCACGCCGATTCCTGGGTCGATCGGGACGCGCATCATGCCCTCCGCGTCCACCTCGAATGCTGGTTCGACAATGTCCTCGGCAAAATATCGCTTGCTCGCGGAAATATCGCCCGGCAAGGTGAAGTTCGGCAGCGACGCGAGCGCAACATTTCCCGCGCGACCGATGCCACTTTCAAGCATACCTCCATGCCACACCGGCGCGTTGTGCGCGGCGCACAAATCGTGAATCCGTTTCGATTCTGCGAATCCGCCAACGCGCGCGGGCTTGATGTTGATGATGCGACAACTTGCGAGTCCGAGCGCCGTATTCGCATCGCCAAACGAGTGAATGCTTTCATCAAGACAAATCGGCGTCTTGACGAGTCGCTGTAACTTGGAATGATCGTAAATATCTTCGTAACCCAGCGGTTGCTCGATGAGCAACAAATTGTACGCGTCCATTTCTTGAAACAATGGCGCGTCGCTAATCGAGTACGCCGAATTCGCGTCCACCTGCAAAAGAATATTTGGATATTCTTTCCGCATCGCCTTCACGAGTTCGATATCGCGACCTGGTGCGATTTTGATCTTGATACGCTTGTAGCCCTCTCTTAGGTAACCACTTGCGCGCTTGACCAATTCGCCGGGCGAGGACTGCAAGCCAATACTCACACCGACCGCGATCTTGTCGTGCGTACCACCCAGCATTTTCGAGAGCGATACGCCGCGCGACCTGGCGAACGCATCCCACAGTGCAAACTCCAACCCAGCTTTTGCCATGCGATGCCCGCGCACGCGTTCCCAGTATTTCGCCGCGTCCTCGGGGCTGGCAACATTCTGACCCAGGATACTTGGTACGATAAAGTCGCGCAGAATGAGCCACACGGTTTGATTCGTTTCGTACGAGTACGACGGTCCCGAGTTGACCGGCGACTCGCCCCACCCCGTCACACCCTCCGCGTCTACACGCACAATGACGTGATCTTCGGTCGTCTCGACGCCGAACGATGTCTCAAACGGCGCGACGAGTTGCATCTTGAATTGTCGTAGTTCGATTCGTTCGATTCGCATTTCAACTTTCCTTCATTTCCCTCATTTCCCTCATTTCCTCCATTTCCTCCTTGGTGGAAATAAAGGAAAAAAGGGAAATAGGTGAACTACGCGCCAAATTTCGTGAGCCGTTGCGCGTTCGCGAGCGCGATGGGCAGAATGTCTTTCGACGGGAAGCGACCCAGCCCGCCGCGCGCACATGCGCGTTCGCCAAACTCGGCGATGTTATCCGCGCGCACGAAGTTCGAGTACAACAACACCGGCACGGGATGCCACGAATGTGATTTGAGCAACGCGGGTGTCGAGTGATCGCCGGTGATAATCACGACATCGGGCTTTAGCGCGAGCAAGCGCGGCAATTGCGAATCGAAATCTTCGATGACGTGCGCCTTGCGCGCGAAATCGCCGTCCTCGCCGGCGGAATCCGTTTTCTTGACGTGCAGATAAAAGAAATCAAAGTCGTTCCAATTTTTTTCGAGCGTCGTAAATTCGTCCGCGATGGTTTCGCCTTCGACCTTGAGCGCGTGCATGCCCAACAATTTCGCCAAGCCGCGATACATCGGATAGACCGCAATCGAAGCTGCTTTCAAACCAAAGCGTTCTTCGTACGATGGAATCGCCGGTCGTTTCGCAAAGCCGCGCAAGAGAATCATATTCGCGGGATGTTTGTCCGCGAGCAGTTTCGCGGCTTGCTTGACAAACTGATTCACCAATTTCGCGGTCTTGCGCGATTTGACATCCGCGCCGCGCACGGGCAATGCCGGCACGCCAAGTCGTTGCGGATCGGTTTCAGTGAGCGCATCGCCCAACCCTGCGCCGCGGATGACCAACACAAAGCGATGTTCCTTGACCGTTTCGACGAACACCTTGACGCCCGGCAGTTTGATCGTGCGAAGCAATTTCACCAACTCGACATTCACATCGGTGGCGATGCGCCCGGCACGTCGGTCGGTCAGATTCCCCTTTTCGTCCACCGACGCAAAATTTCCGCGCGCCGCGACATCGTTCGGTCCCAAATCGAAATCAATTCCCAATCCTTCCAACACCCCGCGTCCGATTTCGTACTCGAGCGGATCGTAGCCAAACGCACCGAGATGTCCGGGACCACTGCCCGGCGTAATGCCCGGCGCAACCGGATCGGCAAGCCCCAACGCCGATTGCGCGGCGAGCGCGTCCAGGTTCGGCGTCCGCGCGGTTTCGAGTTCAGTCTTGCCACCTGGTTCCAATGGCAGCCCACCCAGCCCATCTAGAATAATCAGCGCGATTTTTGTCGTTGCTGGAGTCAGCAACTCGGTCAGCATTTCTCTCACGTTGAATCCTCCATGAACAGTTTGCCGGCATCTTACCATCGCCATCGCGCAATGTCAAAGCACGGCTTTTCAAAAGTCGCTTGACTCACTTGCCAACCTAACCCCCAACCCCCTTCCCTATAAGGGAAGGGGGCAGGGGGATGGGTCTGCAAATGACTTTTGAAAAACCGTGATGTCAAAGTGCGCGACTATTGACTTTCACTAACAGGTTTAGTATACTTTTAACCGCTGTATTTTGGTAGTCAGTGTGGTTTTGCGCGCTCCCAATCAATTAGATTTTCTTGAGGCAAGTCCCATGTTCTACTTTGATCCGCTTTACCTGCTTTTCGCCGCACCGGCGTTATTGCTGGCGATGTTCGCGCAGTGGCGCGTCAGCTCCGCGTACGATAAATACACGAAAATTCGCAACGCGCGCAACCTGACCGGCTTGCAAGTCGCCGAGTATCTTTTGCGTCAAAACGGGCTGAACTTGAACGTTGCCGGCACGCCGGGAAATTTGACCGATCACTACGACCCGCGCGACAAGACACTCTATCTTTCCGATGGCGTCGCACGCACGCCGTCGGTCGCCGCGCTCGGCATCGTCGCGCACGAAGTCGGGCACGCGGTCCAGGATTCGCAAGGGTATGCGCCGATGCGCTTGCGCGCGTGGCTCGTTGCGCCCGCCAACATCGGACCCTGGGTCGGCTACATCTTGTTCATCATCGGCGTTGTCATCAACTTTTCCGGCTTGGTGTGGCTTGGCATCGTCTTCTTTTCCGCGAGTCTCATCTTTGCGGTTGCGACACTGCCGGTCGAATTCAACGCGAGCAACCGCGCGCTCGCGATGTTGCGTTCGAGCGCGCTCGTCGGTCAAGGCGAAGTGGAAGCCGCGCAATCGGTGTTGAGCGCCGCCGCGTTGACGTACGTCGCCGCCGCCGCGCAAGCGTTGTCCAGTGTGCTCTACTATGTTTTCATCGCGCTTAACTTGAATCGCCGCGATGATTGACACTCTTGACCTCCTGAACCTTAACAAAAGAGAATTACGCGATTTGCTCGCATCGTGGAACGAACCGGCTTTTCGCGCGGCGCAAATCGAGCGGTGGTTGTATCAGGATCGCGTCACCGATTTCGACGCGATGACGAATCTCTCGCGCGAGCTGCGCGCGCGGTTGCGCGAATCGGCGCGCATCGGT
Proteins encoded:
- a CDS encoding ABC transporter permease produces the protein MSVIWAKVWFDLWHRKSRTILAVLSIAAGVFAIGAMFGMSDQMLTGMDEAHRAVNPSHVQLAFNTLVDRDTILALKGVPGVAGIQPFSQNTIRYKIAPDAPWKQGVVLTLDDFDEQTYQLVQLKEGRWPKKDDLGVERLAAQFLNKNIGDTITIKINNTEREFPISGKIRHPFVPPPMFFDLAFFFMDAQGMERLGIPEGRFNSAYVEITPYSEDYSKEVATAIKERLAKQDIGIASTLYQDPTKHWGRGFMEGFVLVMQLLAVVSLLMSVVLVYNTVNALITQQTDQIGILKAIGGKSATIVQVYLTGVFIYGLLALLIALPLGAFIAFGITQYFLNLFNIDYNAFRVSTDAITFQVIAALAVPLFAGVIPVLGGARLTVRQAIASYGLGADFGTNWLDRAVERIGARFLPSHYATSLGNMFRRKGRLFLTQFVLIIAGTMFLMVMSLSSSINLTLDKIYERRQFDTMIQFARSQNIDRVVEMARAVEGVVKSEVRYTHSANVLVGGRQTREAGVGSSIEGVPPGSDFLIPLMVAGRWLQPGDGNAIVMTKDLAKKSGVNVGDTITLALGELGKSDWQVVGLYDPVFAGGFNDDIIYVPQDSLFVTTQRLSRGATMYVRTSRRDATSVTAINTQLKEVFELRGVKVAISLTEPEARRGNEAQFGIVTSMMLALAVIVAIVGGIALMGTLSISVVERTKEIGVLRAVGARSRTIMGMFVMEGALQGSFSWFIAVPVSLLISPPLANALGQTMFSANLYYQFNSSAIVAWLVIILVISTLASILPARSATRISVRDSLAYS
- the mtnP gene encoding S-methyl-5'-thioadenosine phosphorylase, encoding MDKATLAVIGGSGVYQMDGLTNVKEVKVKTPFGAPSDAIILGTLGNQRIAFLPRHGRGHRIKPHELPVRANIYALKSLGVERIISLSACGSLREDYAPLDIVIPDQLFDRTKARPATFFPDNTVVHISFADPFCPELSQVLYNAAQKAGARVHNGGTLVVIDGPQFSTKAESQVYRQLKMDIIGMTALPEAKLAREAEICYATVAMVTDYDVWHPGHDTVTVEAVVQNLLKNAEMAKRIVRYAASEIPAAREHCPCPDALRDAIITAHDHIPDKTRHDLALLLNKYVPVRTRAKIRKSPR
- the menC gene encoding o-succinylbenzoate synthase, which produces MRIERIELRQFKMQLVAPFETSFGVETTEDHVIVRVDAEGVTGWGESPVNSGPSYSYETNQTVWLILRDFIVPSILGQNVASPEDAAKYWERVRGHRMAKAGLEFALWDAFARSRGVSLSKMLGGTHDKIAVGVSIGLQSSPGELVKRASGYLREGYKRIKIKIAPGRDIELVKAMRKEYPNILLQVDANSAYSISDAPLFQEMDAYNLLLIEQPLGYEDIYDHSKLQRLVKTPICLDESIHSFGDANTALGLASCRIINIKPARVGGFAESKRIHDLCAAHNAPVWHGGMLESGIGRAGNVALASLPNFTLPGDISASKRYFAEDIVEPAFEVDAEGMMRVPIDPGIGVRVLEDRLERVTVRREEFVA
- a CDS encoding 2,3-bisphosphoglycerate-independent phosphoglycerate mutase; protein product: MLTELLTPATTKIALIILDGLGGLPLEPGGKTELETARTPNLDALAAQSALGLADPVAPGITPGSGPGHLGAFGYDPLEYEIGRGVLEGLGIDFDLGPNDVAARGNFASVDEKGNLTDRRAGRIATDVNVELVKLLRTIKLPGVKVFVETVKEHRFVLVIRGAGLGDALTETDPQRLGVPALPVRGADVKSRKTAKLVNQFVKQAAKLLADKHPANMILLRGFAKRPAIPSYEERFGLKAASIAVYPMYRGLAKLLGMHALKVEGETIADEFTTLEKNWNDFDFFYLHVKKTDSAGEDGDFARKAHVIEDFDSQLPRLLALKPDVVIITGDHSTPALLKSHSWHPVPVLLYSNFVRADNIAEFGERACARGGLGRFPSKDILPIALANAQRLTKFGA
- a CDS encoding zinc metallopeptidase; the encoded protein is MFYFDPLYLLFAAPALLLAMFAQWRVSSAYDKYTKIRNARNLTGLQVAEYLLRQNGLNLNVAGTPGNLTDHYDPRDKTLYLSDGVARTPSVAALGIVAHEVGHAVQDSQGYAPMRLRAWLVAPANIGPWVGYILFIIGVVINFSGLVWLGIVFFSASLIFAVATLPVEFNASNRALAMLRSSALVGQGEVEAAQSVLSAAALTYVAAAAQALSSVLYYVFIALNLNRRDD